From the genome of Segatella hominis, one region includes:
- a CDS encoding N-acetylmuramoyl-L-alanine amidase — protein MRKIKRIFVHCTAGSQRQSIEDLKAEFRLKGWKYPGYHYVVDINGGIHQLLAIELVSNGVQGYNSSAINVAYMGGIDSHGKPIDNRTPEQKDALVLLLHRLKQQFPDAKIMGHRDIWGTDCKKWKKWCPCFNAIDEYKDL, from the coding sequence ATGAGAAAGATTAAACGCATTTTCGTGCATTGCACAGCTGGCTCGCAACGTCAGAGCATCGAGGATCTCAAGGCTGAATTTCGTCTGAAGGGTTGGAAATATCCTGGTTATCATTACGTGGTCGACATCAATGGTGGCATCCATCAGCTTCTCGCCATAGAGCTGGTCAGCAACGGAGTGCAGGGCTATAACTCCTCTGCCATCAACGTTGCCTATATGGGTGGCATCGACAGCCACGGCAAACCTATCGACAACCGCACGCCCGAGCAGAAGGATGCTCTCGTCTTGCTGCTTCATAGACTGAAGCAACAATTCCCTGATGCAAAGATCATGGGCCACCGTGACATTTGGGGGACAGACTGCAAGAAGTGGAAGAAATGGTGCCCATGCTTCAACGCTATAGACGAATATAAAGACTTATGA
- a CDS encoding RNA-directed DNA polymerase, producing the protein MQEYVSIEDIRQAYIDCCKHKTSTDDCVSYQAEAIINNYQLYVDLNRLTYEIGPSKAFCVTRPKLREVFCAQFRDRVVHHLLSLKFGDILEGELTDSAFAYRQGKGVLYGVEQVKAQMERVSEGYTQEAWVLKCDLQGFFMSIDRKMLYDKLERLIRVKYRGKDIEWWLWLWKIVVLHDPTKNCVKVGNLKLFDILPKNKSLFTCGKDKGLPIGNLPSQLLANLLLSDFDKMMVSAVGADGGYGRYVDDFIVISRDRRLLHHILQEGRVYLRDELGLTLHPRKISLQRVSNGVRFIGTMIRPHRLVPNRQTVERLYAVIDELGMVENPTRQVLKRYVGRINSLMGLLAYCDSYHIRRKAWMMMPHKDRLYCKNMKVIKIMNKFKV; encoded by the coding sequence ATGCAAGAGTATGTCTCTATCGAGGATATTAGACAGGCGTATATCGACTGCTGCAAGCATAAGACTTCGACCGACGATTGTGTAAGCTATCAGGCAGAGGCGATAATCAACAACTATCAGCTGTACGTAGACCTTAACCGGCTGACTTACGAGATAGGTCCAAGCAAGGCTTTCTGCGTGACTCGTCCCAAGTTAAGGGAGGTGTTCTGTGCCCAGTTTCGTGACAGAGTCGTGCATCATCTTCTTTCATTGAAGTTTGGAGATATTCTTGAGGGCGAATTGACCGATAGCGCATTTGCTTACAGGCAAGGTAAGGGTGTTCTTTATGGTGTCGAGCAGGTTAAGGCCCAGATGGAACGGGTGAGCGAAGGTTATACTCAGGAGGCTTGGGTCCTCAAATGCGACCTTCAGGGCTTCTTTATGAGTATCGACAGAAAAATGCTATATGACAAACTGGAACGGCTGATTAGGGTGAAGTATCGTGGTAAGGATATCGAGTGGTGGCTATGGCTGTGGAAGATAGTGGTGTTGCATGATCCAACAAAGAACTGCGTCAAGGTCGGCAACTTGAAGTTATTCGATATACTGCCCAAAAATAAGTCGCTGTTCACATGTGGCAAGGATAAAGGCCTTCCTATCGGAAACCTTCCGAGCCAACTGCTTGCCAATTTGCTGTTGTCCGATTTCGACAAGATGATGGTCTCGGCGGTAGGTGCGGACGGTGGATATGGCAGATATGTGGACGACTTCATCGTCATCAGTAGGGATAGAAGACTGCTTCATCACATCCTGCAAGAGGGCAGAGTATATCTGAGAGACGAATTAGGATTGACGCTACATCCTCGCAAAATCTCCTTGCAGAGAGTAAGCAATGGCGTTCGATTCATCGGCACGATGATAAGACCTCACAGACTTGTTCCCAACAGACAGACAGTAGAACGACTGTATGCTGTGATAGACGAACTCGGGATGGTCGAAAATCCTACAAGGCAGGTCTTGAAACGATACGTCGGGCGCATCAATAGTCTGATGGGACTGCTTGCCTATTGTGACAGCTATCACATAAGGCGCAAAGCCTGGATGATGATGCCACACAAAGACAGACTCTATTGTAAGAATATGAAGGTTATCAAGATTATGAATAAATTTAAGGTTTAA
- a CDS encoding DUF4376 domain-containing protein — protein sequence MKINFIKTIIPEAAFKKQYELGSLMIYHIGEALNKELGAYECYECSMAVSSFDEEEVKNAFDEYIQGIEKIKLQQAKQDKLQEIDTYDLSSAVNGFMLNGLLVWLDKATRVGLMNSTTIAKAAGQETTTLWLGGLKLVVDCDKAIQLLSALEMYALECFNVTASHKAAVNELTTVEEVETYDYKAGYPKMLEMSV from the coding sequence ATGAAGATTAATTTTATCAAGACAATTATCCCGGAAGCAGCTTTCAAAAAGCAATATGAGCTTGGAAGCTTGATGATTTATCATATCGGGGAAGCGCTTAATAAGGAATTAGGCGCATACGAATGTTATGAGTGTTCTATGGCAGTTTCTTCCTTTGATGAGGAAGAAGTAAAAAATGCTTTTGACGAATACATTCAAGGCATCGAGAAAATCAAGTTGCAACAAGCCAAACAAGATAAGCTGCAGGAGATAGACACCTACGACCTGTCTTCGGCTGTCAACGGCTTTATGCTGAACGGACTGCTTGTTTGGCTCGACAAGGCAACACGTGTGGGACTGATGAACTCAACCACTATCGCCAAGGCAGCAGGTCAGGAAACGACAACTCTTTGGCTCGGAGGGCTGAAGCTGGTGGTGGATTGTGACAAGGCTATTCAGCTATTGTCGGCACTTGAAATGTATGCCCTTGAGTGCTTTAATGTCACGGCAAGTCATAAGGCAGCTGTGAATGAGCTGACAACCGTTGAAGAGGTGGAGACTTACGACTACAAGGCAGGCTACCCTAAGATGCTTGAGATGAGTGTATAA
- a CDS encoding phage tail tape measure protein, which translates to MATSTDTHISRVILDTKEAKDRLNDLEKKLKELKKARDEAYAKGESTTALERQIKRIEAEANNYRTTQDKVNKTLKNLSSASYKELQIIAKALNKELRSGAIKRNSEEWKRLQQQLKSVKREMAAINNESKEHVGLWGKFVNALNTNWGAVSQIIAAYAGLSMTLRKCAQAYADMEESMADVRKYTGQTDEQVHQMNEDFKRMDTRTARKQLNELAGSAGRLGITSKEMIEEFVDGADKINVALGDDLGEGAVDKIGKLAQMFGEDKTKGLRGAMLATGSAINELAQNSSANAGYIVDFTADLSGVGIQAGMTQAQLMGLASALDQNMQEEATSATVFAQLITKMYQEPAKFAKIAGIEVKKFSNLMKTNANEGLMKFLQAMKSKGGFAEMAPMFEEMQLNGTRAVGVLSAVASHLDQVKTAQDLANQSYAAGTSVLNEFNVQNNTVQADLDKAKKRFQDLTIELGEKLIPVTRYAISTMSVGIRVLSTLITFTITHAKELTVLATAIAVCTTLWKAQTVILKLQAARLAVVTALEKGYHATILLLRSALVALQATWALLTKGVQGYIAVMRTAKLASLTNPWAALATVLTVVGVAIYGCFKSISSYNKALHDNLQSVKNAKAVAESQANLAKKVSDATLDERNKIDMLNKVIHSNVYTVDERRQAIANMQKLVPEYHASISKEGKLYNDNQIAIQNYIRELENAAMAEAIYERKVEINKKRLDLKQKESRIRGSLKAVYAERQAHPKRYQSQVVTATYGMGGTVTYERNENLMKSNQQKQIHQNRLKENLSQQKTLDAEDKFLDTEIKKNTKLQQQYKKVEKKNMQVTANTGSGTPISSTHTMTEKERKAAEKAKKKQEAEARKAAAKRKADLKKELDDAKKSNQAEQLEATTLYSTGQIRLAEYNDRMAQIKEQGLQQRMDILKKYGEAESEEYKRLNAEKEKIAADYEKKQTSDLETIETNRQTAEMNIRANYYNKKSDIYHDEEALNEALFLLDQNYLDEKQELYLSSSDEYWQIEKERERSQLQHQYERQEQYDKTLMQLKQEYLKMGNEEQMMLELRGLDEVHKAGLVSEEEYQRMKMGIANKYASYKPSVDDQRKDDANTALDTARKMSKPQDDYSNMSSDNIGSVIGGAMSVVKQQKMVNDNLDKLRAEDKISEQAYQDAKKQMNKETYSTILSVASAAFSSMSGMMSAASAYSQACSDLEVAKIEKNYDKQINAAGNNSAKKKKLEEKRDKEIAKAKTKANKKAMVMELAQAMAQTATGAISAYSSTMAGAPYPANLVLAPISAGIALAAGMLQVATIKKQHQAEAAGYYEGGFTGPGSWKKEAGVVHAGEFVANHNAVNNPQLLPALKLIDAAQRNNTVASLTAQDVSRAMGGGGAAVVAPVVNVSTDNEQVTAALDGVSATIDLLNQQLNDGIQAEVVITGRNGFARKWKDYNKMLDNK; encoded by the coding sequence ATGGCAACATCAACCGATACCCACATTAGCAGAGTTATCCTTGACACTAAAGAAGCCAAGGATAGACTGAATGACTTAGAGAAAAAACTTAAAGAGCTTAAAAAGGCAAGAGACGAAGCATACGCTAAAGGTGAGTCGACTACGGCTTTGGAAAGACAAATAAAAAGAATAGAAGCCGAAGCAAATAATTATAGGACAACCCAAGATAAAGTCAACAAAACTCTTAAGAACCTTTCTTCTGCCTCATACAAAGAACTACAAATTATTGCCAAGGCTCTCAATAAAGAATTGAGAAGTGGTGCTATAAAGCGCAACTCTGAAGAATGGAAACGCCTGCAACAACAGCTAAAGAGTGTCAAGCGAGAAATGGCCGCCATCAACAATGAGTCCAAAGAACATGTTGGCTTGTGGGGTAAGTTCGTCAACGCCCTCAATACTAATTGGGGTGCAGTTTCCCAGATTATCGCAGCATATGCAGGTCTCTCTATGACCTTGCGCAAGTGCGCCCAAGCATACGCCGACATGGAAGAGTCAATGGCAGACGTGCGCAAATATACAGGTCAGACCGATGAACAAGTTCACCAGATGAATGAGGACTTTAAGCGCATGGATACTCGTACCGCTCGCAAACAACTCAACGAGTTGGCAGGCTCTGCAGGTCGCCTTGGTATCACCAGTAAAGAGATGATTGAGGAATTTGTGGATGGTGCAGATAAAATCAACGTAGCTCTCGGCGATGATCTTGGCGAGGGGGCGGTTGATAAGATTGGCAAGTTGGCACAGATGTTTGGCGAGGATAAAACCAAGGGATTGCGCGGCGCAATGCTCGCCACCGGTTCAGCGATTAACGAACTTGCCCAGAACTCATCAGCCAACGCTGGTTATATCGTCGATTTCACCGCCGATCTCTCGGGCGTCGGCATTCAGGCAGGTATGACTCAAGCGCAGCTCATGGGTCTCGCCTCTGCCCTTGATCAAAATATGCAAGAGGAGGCAACTTCCGCCACCGTCTTCGCACAGCTCATCACCAAGATGTATCAGGAGCCAGCTAAGTTCGCAAAGATAGCAGGCATTGAGGTGAAGAAGTTTTCTAATCTCATGAAGACCAATGCCAACGAGGGCTTGATGAAGTTCTTGCAAGCCATGAAGTCAAAGGGAGGTTTCGCTGAGATGGCTCCGATGTTCGAGGAAATGCAACTCAATGGTACTCGTGCCGTGGGAGTTCTCTCTGCCGTAGCTTCCCATCTCGACCAAGTGAAGACTGCGCAAGACCTCGCTAACCAATCGTATGCTGCTGGTACCAGCGTGTTAAATGAGTTTAATGTCCAGAACAATACCGTCCAAGCAGACCTCGACAAGGCCAAGAAACGTTTTCAGGACCTTACCATCGAACTCGGTGAGAAACTCATTCCCGTCACCCGATATGCCATATCGACCATGAGCGTAGGCATCCGTGTGTTATCAACTTTGATAACTTTCACGATTACGCATGCAAAAGAGTTGACGGTCCTAGCCACTGCCATTGCCGTTTGCACTACGCTATGGAAAGCGCAGACTGTCATCCTCAAACTCCAAGCTGCAAGGTTAGCCGTTGTTACAGCCTTAGAAAAAGGCTATCATGCCACCATTTTGCTGCTGAGGAGTGCGCTGGTTGCCCTGCAGGCCACATGGGCTTTGCTTACAAAAGGCGTGCAAGGCTACATCGCCGTCATGAGAACAGCCAAACTTGCCAGTCTTACCAATCCTTGGGCGGCTCTTGCTACGGTTCTTACAGTTGTCGGTGTCGCAATCTATGGTTGTTTTAAATCCATCAGCAGCTACAACAAGGCTCTGCATGACAACCTTCAATCCGTCAAGAATGCAAAGGCTGTCGCTGAGTCGCAGGCAAATCTGGCTAAGAAAGTATCAGATGCCACACTCGACGAGCGCAACAAAATTGATATGCTCAACAAGGTCATACACTCCAATGTCTATACTGTGGATGAGCGCAGACAGGCTATCGCCAATATGCAAAAGCTCGTGCCAGAATATCACGCCTCTATCTCCAAGGAAGGCAAACTCTACAATGACAACCAAATAGCCATCCAAAACTACATCAGAGAATTGGAAAATGCTGCGATGGCAGAGGCTATCTATGAGCGTAAAGTGGAAATCAACAAGAAAAGACTCGACCTCAAACAAAAGGAGAGTCGCATCAGAGGTTCTCTAAAAGCTGTGTATGCTGAACGCCAAGCTCACCCTAAGCGGTACCAGTCGCAAGTCGTAACTGCTACATACGGTATGGGCGGTACTGTCACTTACGAACGAAATGAAAATTTGATGAAGAGCAACCAACAAAAGCAGATACACCAAAATCGTCTCAAAGAGAATCTTAGCCAACAAAAAACTCTTGATGCCGAGGACAAGTTCTTAGATACCGAGATCAAAAAGAACACCAAGCTCCAACAACAATATAAAAAGGTGGAGAAAAAGAATATGCAAGTGACCGCCAACACAGGATCCGGCACGCCCATATCTTCCACCCATACCATGACCGAGAAGGAGCGCAAGGCTGCCGAGAAAGCCAAGAAAAAGCAGGAGGCAGAGGCTCGCAAGGCTGCAGCCAAGCGAAAGGCTGATCTCAAAAAGGAACTTGATGATGCCAAGAAATCAAACCAAGCGGAGCAGTTAGAGGCTACCACCCTCTACTCTACTGGGCAGATTCGCCTCGCCGAATACAACGACCGCATGGCGCAGATCAAAGAGCAAGGTCTGCAACAGCGCATGGACATCCTCAAAAAGTATGGCGAGGCTGAGAGCGAGGAATACAAACGATTAAATGCCGAGAAAGAGAAAATCGCAGCCGACTACGAGAAAAAGCAGACATCTGATCTCGAAACTATCGAGACCAACAGGCAGACCGCCGAAATGAATATCCGTGCCAACTACTACAACAAAAAGTCCGACATCTACCATGACGAAGAAGCTCTCAATGAAGCTCTCTTCCTGCTCGATCAGAACTATCTCGACGAGAAACAAGAGCTTTATCTGTCATCATCCGATGAGTACTGGCAAATCGAGAAGGAGCGTGAGCGCAGCCAGCTTCAGCATCAATACGAGCGTCAGGAGCAATACGACAAAACTCTCATGCAGCTCAAACAAGAGTATCTCAAAATGGGAAACGAGGAGCAAATGATGTTAGAACTGAGAGGCCTTGACGAGGTTCACAAGGCAGGTCTTGTCAGCGAAGAAGAATATCAACGCATGAAGATGGGCATCGCTAATAAGTACGCATCATACAAGCCTTCAGTCGATGATCAGCGCAAGGATGATGCCAATACTGCCCTCGATACGGCTCGCAAAATGAGTAAGCCACAAGATGATTATAGCAACATGTCGAGCGACAATATAGGTTCTGTTATCGGTGGCGCTATGTCTGTTGTAAAACAGCAGAAGATGGTCAACGACAATCTGGACAAGCTTCGTGCTGAAGACAAAATCAGCGAGCAAGCCTACCAGGATGCCAAGAAGCAGATGAACAAAGAGACCTACAGCACCATCCTCTCCGTGGCATCCGCAGCCTTCAGTAGCATGTCGGGTATGATGTCAGCTGCGTCCGCCTACTCGCAAGCTTGCTCTGATCTCGAAGTCGCCAAGATAGAGAAAAATTACGATAAACAAATCAATGCCGCCGGCAACAACTCTGCAAAGAAAAAGAAATTAGAGGAGAAGCGAGACAAAGAGATTGCCAAAGCGAAGACAAAAGCAAACAAAAAGGCGATGGTCATGGAGCTCGCGCAAGCCATGGCCCAGACTGCTACTGGTGCCATCTCCGCCTACTCGTCAACTATGGCTGGAGCTCCATACCCAGCCAACCTGGTGCTCGCTCCAATCTCAGCAGGCATCGCTCTCGCAGCTGGTATGCTACAGGTGGCAACCATTAAAAAGCAACATCAGGCAGAGGCGGCAGGCTACTATGAAGGAGGTTTCACTGGTCCTGGCAGCTGGAAGAAAGAGGCAGGCGTGGTCCATGCCGGCGAGTTCGTAGCTAACCATAACGCAGTCAACAATCCTCAATTGCTTCCTGCCCTGAAACTCATCGATGCTGCGCAGCGTAACAACACCGTCGCCTCTCTCACCGCACAAGACGTGAGCCGTGCCATGGGTGGTGGAGGTGCTGCCGTGGTCGCTCCTGTGGTAAACGTGTCGACAGACAACGAGCAAGTTACTGCAGCCCTCGATGGTGTGAGTGCAACCATCGACCTACTCAACCAGCAGCTCAACGATGGCATACAAGCTGAGGTGGTTATCACGGGGCGCAATGGCTTCGCCAGAAAATGGAAAGATTATAACAAGATGTTAGACAACAAATAG
- a CDS encoding DUF6549 family protein codes for MKDIKLNIIKVLSVLFVITLVALLASIAESHQLQSNLDRQTSNVGALTYDIKYDKLDDSLPVAQNAALQAKVSELEQLRLTDTKLIKALKVKLKDVQSQHTLSAETADTVIIAPVPGTADSVFAYKDKWLSLHIDIPKRECQYVAYDSLTTIVSRTYKHRFLWWRWGTKGYEVRIVSFNPHSRIKYSRYIEVEK; via the coding sequence ATGAAGGATATTAAACTCAACATCATCAAGGTTCTCTCCGTGCTTTTTGTCATCACCTTGGTTGCCCTTCTGGCAAGCATTGCCGAGAGTCACCAGTTGCAGAGCAACCTCGACCGGCAAACCTCAAATGTGGGTGCGCTCACCTACGACATCAAGTACGACAAACTGGATGACTCTCTGCCTGTAGCGCAAAACGCCGCCCTGCAAGCTAAGGTCTCTGAGCTGGAACAACTGCGCCTCACCGACACCAAGCTTATTAAGGCATTAAAGGTGAAACTAAAGGATGTGCAATCACAACACACCCTGTCAGCAGAAACCGCCGACACGGTTATCATCGCCCCAGTTCCCGGTACTGCCGATTCAGTTTTCGCATACAAGGATAAATGGCTCTCGCTCCATATCGATATCCCTAAGCGGGAGTGCCAGTATGTAGCCTACGACAGCCTCACTACCATCGTGAGCCGCACCTACAAGCATCGTTTCCTCTGGTGGCGGTGGGGCACCAAGGGCTACGAGGTGCGCATCGTGAGTTTCAACCCTCACTCTCGCATCAAATACTCCAGGTATATAGAGGTCGAAAAATGA